In the Estrella lausannensis genome, one interval contains:
- a CDS encoding metallophosphoesterase has protein sequence MGKPCTKSLPDYLWDGFCIASVLGIWPRFVEPNLLLTRQLTLECPDLAPELQGLKITQFSDLHFSKSTPDAFLKKLSSKIHRENPDILVFTGDFLCYSHLEDEERLLDFLLSLPQARFGNFAILGNHDYASFVSVGRSGNYSLIGDKENRSSILKGLKRMINPVKPTGIIDPEIKAVKEHRPLLNLLKKTPFNLLENSSVSVRIKDKTLTIHGLGEYTVNKMDESCLSNDKTDFALTLLHNPDGIPRLKRDQYDLILCGHTHGGQVNLPLLRDRFIVMEDERFFYGLREYKGQRVYTTRGVGSVMPFRWFCPPEIVSITLKNKGS, from the coding sequence ATGGGCAAGCCGTGCACAAAATCACTACCTGACTATCTCTGGGATGGCTTCTGCATTGCTTCCGTTTTGGGAATATGGCCCCGCTTCGTAGAGCCTAACCTACTCCTTACAAGACAACTCACTCTTGAATGCCCGGACCTTGCGCCCGAGCTGCAGGGGCTCAAAATCACTCAATTCAGCGACCTCCATTTCTCCAAATCAACACCCGACGCTTTTTTAAAAAAACTCAGCAGTAAAATTCACAGGGAAAACCCCGATATTTTGGTATTTACCGGCGACTTTCTCTGCTACAGCCACCTCGAAGACGAGGAGCGGCTGCTTGATTTCCTGCTCTCGCTCCCCCAAGCCCGTTTTGGAAATTTCGCCATTTTAGGCAACCACGACTACGCCTCTTTCGTCTCGGTCGGAAGGTCGGGCAACTATTCATTGATTGGTGACAAAGAGAACAGATCCTCCATCTTAAAAGGGCTGAAGCGGATGATCAACCCCGTCAAGCCAACCGGAATTATCGACCCGGAAATTAAGGCCGTCAAAGAGCATCGACCCCTTCTCAACCTCCTTAAAAAAACTCCTTTCAACCTGCTCGAAAACAGCTCCGTCTCAGTCCGGATCAAAGACAAAACGCTCACCATCCACGGCCTTGGCGAATATACTGTCAACAAGATGGACGAAAGCTGCCTCTCCAACGATAAGACCGATTTTGCTCTGACTCTCCTCCACAACCCTGACGGCATACCCAGACTGAAGCGGGATCAATACGACCTCATTTTGTGCGGACACACGCACGGCGGGCAGGTCAACTTACCCCTGCTTCGCGACCGGTTCATTGTCATGGAGGATGAGCGCTTCTTCTATGGGCTGCGAGAGTACAAAGGACAGAGGGTCTATACGACGCGAGGCGTGGGAAGCGTCATGCCGTTTCGCTGGTTTTGCCCGCCGGAAATTGTCTCCATCACATTGAAAAACAAGGGGAGCTAA
- a CDS encoding HAD family hydrolase produces MLSWADSYSLVLFDFDGLLVNTEKVHFKAYTETIQSLGFTLGWDLPKYLETAHFKAEGLEEEIYRQFPELKRKIPEWKNVYRVKRETYLDLLRREEIEWMPGAKELIGALYSKGIKMAVVTHSDRAQIDIIRGKLQELKQIGHWITREDYKNPKPSSDCYRFAIDTLAKEGGAVIGFEDSPRGLTALLGTEAKAVLVTEVAYPDIDSLLKRGAVRMKSLKEAVSRDALELLVDHPV; encoded by the coding sequence ATGCTTTCCTGGGCAGATTCCTACTCGCTCGTTCTCTTTGATTTTGACGGCCTGCTCGTCAACACCGAAAAGGTGCATTTCAAAGCGTACACAGAAACCATCCAGTCCCTCGGGTTTACCTTGGGATGGGACCTTCCGAAGTACCTTGAGACCGCGCATTTTAAAGCGGAAGGGCTTGAAGAGGAGATCTACCGCCAGTTTCCCGAGCTTAAAAGGAAGATTCCTGAGTGGAAAAATGTCTACCGCGTCAAGAGAGAGACCTATCTTGATCTCCTCCGCAGGGAAGAGATCGAGTGGATGCCGGGGGCCAAAGAGCTGATCGGCGCGCTCTACAGCAAAGGGATCAAGATGGCGGTCGTCACCCATTCCGACCGGGCGCAGATCGATATCATCAGGGGAAAACTACAAGAGCTTAAGCAGATCGGGCATTGGATCACGAGGGAGGATTATAAGAATCCCAAGCCAAGCTCCGACTGCTACCGTTTTGCTATCGACACTCTGGCAAAAGAGGGAGGGGCTGTGATCGGCTTTGAAGACTCGCCACGCGGGCTGACAGCTCTTCTTGGAACGGAGGCAAAAGCGGTTTTGGTTACAGAGGTGGCGTATCCGGACATCGACAGTTTGCTCAAGCGGGGGGCGGTGAGGATGAAATCTTTAAAAGAGGCCGTGTCCCGGGATGCACTGGAGCTGTTAGTAGATCACCCGGTTTAA
- a CDS encoding YebC/PmpR family DNA-binding transcriptional regulator: protein MAGHSKWANIKHRKERADAKKGKIISRAAKEIISAVKMGGPDPKANSRLRLAVEKARACNVPADVIDRNIKKASSEDQADYHEMTYELYGHGGVGIILDIMTDNKNRISSDIRIATNKKGGSIAGPGSVAYNFDRKGVIQIVKNHAIEEELFEAATNAGAEDFKSEEESFIILTDPVNFIHVKNEVEKLGFKADDAELEMVPKVYVECSDEDYLANMALIEWLEELDDVDAVWHNMEEKEIKQP, encoded by the coding sequence ATGGCCGGCCATAGCAAATGGGCTAACATTAAACACAGGAAAGAGAGAGCCGACGCTAAAAAGGGAAAAATCATCTCCCGCGCAGCGAAAGAGATCATATCCGCCGTTAAAATGGGCGGGCCCGACCCGAAGGCTAACAGCCGTTTGAGGCTTGCAGTCGAAAAAGCACGTGCGTGCAACGTCCCGGCAGATGTGATCGATCGAAATATCAAGAAGGCCTCCTCTGAAGATCAGGCAGATTATCATGAGATGACCTACGAGCTTTATGGGCACGGCGGCGTTGGGATTATTCTGGATATCATGACAGACAACAAAAACCGCATCTCCTCAGATATTCGCATCGCCACCAACAAAAAGGGCGGCAGCATCGCCGGCCCCGGGTCTGTCGCTTATAACTTTGATAGGAAGGGTGTAATCCAGATCGTCAAGAATCATGCCATCGAGGAAGAGCTGTTTGAAGCTGCGACGAATGCCGGTGCCGAGGATTTTAAGTCCGAGGAGGAGTCATTCATTATTCTGACCGATCCAGTCAACTTCATCCATGTGAAGAACGAGGTGGAAAAGCTGGGGTTCAAAGCGGATGATGCCGAACTTGAAATGGTGCCCAAAGTCTATGTCGAGTGCTCCGATGAAGATTATCTTGCCAACATGGCGCTGATTGAGTGGCTCGAAGAATTAGACGATGTGGATGCCGTCTGGCATAATATGGAAGAAAAAGAGATAAAACAGCCCTAG
- a CDS encoding GNAT family N-acetyltransferase produces MSTQEKDIPVRSPLNIEIRYTEASDGPHLKRWLMDKDVNRWFPMNDEVEIDDAVMRWVGFYRYRSSLTAVLDGKPVGLTTLYLQPYKKLAHQCEFGIIVAPEMRGKMVGSELLNNLIHLAKDKFKIELLHLQVYQDNPAIRLYTRFGFKEFGRQTRWIKENDGTYTGRVFMERYL; encoded by the coding sequence ATGAGCACTCAAGAGAAAGATATACCAGTTCGGTCTCCTCTTAATATCGAAATTAGATACACGGAGGCCTCAGACGGCCCCCATCTGAAGAGATGGCTCATGGACAAAGATGTCAATCGCTGGTTTCCCATGAACGATGAGGTGGAAATCGATGACGCTGTCATGAGATGGGTGGGCTTCTATCGCTACAGATCCAGCCTGACGGCGGTTTTGGATGGAAAGCCGGTCGGACTGACGACACTCTATCTGCAGCCCTATAAAAAACTGGCCCACCAGTGCGAATTTGGGATCATCGTCGCCCCTGAAATGCGGGGGAAGATGGTCGGTAGTGAGCTGCTCAATAATCTGATTCATCTCGCTAAGGATAAATTTAAGATTGAACTCCTGCATCTGCAGGTCTATCAGGATAATCCTGCTATCAGGCTATATACACGATTTGGGTTTAAGGAGTTTGGCCGGCAAACCCGTTGGATTAAGGAAAACGATGGTACATACACAGGGAGAGTGTTTATGGAGCGATATTTGTAA
- a CDS encoding SWIB/MDM2 domain-containing protein gives MATKKKPSAFMKPVQVSETLAEIVGKGPMARTEVTKKLWDYIKRNKLQDPKNKRNINPDAKLAKVFGSPAAIDMFKMTSKVSKHLKDAELAHR, from the coding sequence ATGGCAACTAAAAAAAAACCATCTGCCTTCATGAAGCCAGTCCAAGTGAGCGAAACCCTCGCTGAGATCGTCGGCAAAGGCCCGATGGCACGTACTGAGGTGACAAAAAAACTTTGGGACTACATCAAGCGCAACAAATTGCAAGATCCAAAAAACAAGCGCAACATCAATCCTGATGCAAAGCTTGCAAAAGTATTTGGCTCCCCAGCTGCCATCGACATGTTCAAGATGACAAGCAAAGTTTCCAAGCACTTAAAAGACGCTGAACTCGCACATCGCTAA
- the ispD gene encoding 2-C-methyl-D-erythritol 4-phosphate cytidylyltransferase: protein MSEIRISAVLLSGGVGSRFGHAMPKQYLSLANRPIALHSYQLLAKSTLFSQVIVVCDPSYRELFKGSGAPLFALPGNRRQDSLFNALQLIANDTTHILVHDAARPFVSPEMIKKVVEEGVALGAATLAVPVKATIKEADRDGIVTRTPDRSCLHEIQTPQVIRLDLLLEGFAKAKREELTVTDDVSLAELVGHKVKLVEGSFANLKITTQEDLDLAEKLAEKFAVKTANTSDLNSII from the coding sequence ATGAGTGAGATAAGGATCTCCGCTGTTTTGCTGTCAGGAGGCGTGGGATCGCGCTTCGGCCACGCGATGCCCAAGCAGTACCTAAGCCTGGCAAACAGGCCAATTGCCCTGCACTCCTATCAGCTCCTTGCCAAGAGCACCCTGTTTAGCCAGGTGATCGTCGTCTGCGACCCGTCCTATCGAGAACTCTTCAAGGGAAGCGGCGCCCCCCTCTTTGCGCTCCCCGGAAACCGCCGTCAGGACTCTCTCTTTAATGCCCTGCAGCTTATCGCTAACGACACGACCCATATCCTGGTGCATGACGCCGCCCGTCCTTTTGTCAGCCCCGAAATGATCAAAAAAGTAGTGGAGGAGGGAGTGGCGCTCGGCGCAGCAACTCTTGCCGTGCCTGTCAAAGCGACGATCAAAGAAGCCGACAGGGACGGGATTGTGACGCGCACTCCCGACCGCAGCTGCCTCCACGAAATCCAAACGCCCCAGGTGATCCGATTGGATCTGCTGCTGGAAGGATTTGCCAAAGCTAAGCGGGAGGAGCTAACCGTGACGGATGATGTCTCTCTTGCCGAACTTGTCGGACACAAGGTCAAGCTGGTGGAAGGAAGCTTTGCCAATTTAAAGATCACGACGCAGGAAGACTTGGACCTTGCCGAGAAACTGGCTGAAAAGTTCGCTGTTAAAACAGCTAACACCAGTGACTTAAATTCAATTATTTGA
- the prfB gene encoding peptide chain release factor 2, with product MSAAESIICGGIFDLPGKVEKVQKLTEQMESDSFWLDNEKAKKTISECNELKKWTVPCEELKAQFDNVREMLPEAYEIEDEGLIKELTDELDLIDTTLSELEMRRMLSGELDSKNCYLSINSGAGGTEACDWALMLSRMYQRWAAKRNWKVEVVDFEDGEVAGLKSITLKFTGDFAFGYSKAEKGVHRLVRISPFDSNAKRHTSFASVDVTPEIEDDIEIEIRPEDLRIDTYRASGAGGQHVNKTESAVRITHLPTNIVVSSQSQRSQLQNKETCFKLLRSKLYELEVEARESKIKALGGEKKEIAWGSQIRNYVFQPYTLVKDTRTKYEMGNIQAVMDGDIDGFVLAYLKEFGGS from the coding sequence ATATCGGCAGCAGAATCGATCATATGTGGAGGTATCTTTGACCTGCCTGGCAAGGTTGAAAAGGTACAAAAGCTAACAGAGCAAATGGAGTCGGATAGCTTCTGGCTCGATAACGAAAAGGCGAAAAAGACCATCAGCGAATGCAACGAGCTGAAAAAATGGACTGTTCCCTGCGAAGAGCTGAAAGCGCAATTTGATAACGTCAGGGAAATGCTTCCCGAGGCTTATGAGATCGAAGACGAAGGACTCATCAAGGAATTGACTGACGAGTTAGACCTCATCGATACCACTCTCTCGGAGCTGGAGATGCGGCGCATGCTTTCAGGTGAGCTCGATAGCAAAAACTGCTATCTCAGCATCAATTCCGGAGCGGGCGGAACCGAGGCTTGCGACTGGGCACTTATGCTGTCTAGAATGTATCAGCGTTGGGCCGCCAAAAGAAATTGGAAAGTTGAAGTTGTTGATTTTGAAGATGGTGAAGTTGCCGGTCTTAAAAGCATTACTTTAAAGTTTACCGGAGATTTTGCCTTCGGTTATAGTAAGGCTGAAAAGGGTGTGCATCGGCTTGTACGCATCTCCCCATTCGATTCCAATGCCAAGCGGCACACAAGCTTTGCGTCGGTCGATGTCACCCCTGAAATCGAAGACGATATCGAGATTGAAATCAGGCCGGAAGATCTCCGGATTGACACTTATCGGGCCTCGGGAGCGGGAGGACAGCACGTCAATAAGACAGAATCGGCCGTGCGTATCACCCACTTGCCGACAAACATAGTCGTTTCTAGCCAGTCTCAGAGGAGCCAGCTCCAGAATAAGGAGACTTGCTTTAAGCTCTTACGATCAAAACTCTATGAGCTGGAAGTGGAAGCCCGTGAGAGTAAGATTAAAGCCTTAGGGGGCGAAAAGAAAGAGATAGCGTGGGGTAGCCAGATCAGGAATTATGTGTTCCAGCCCTATACGCTTGTAAAAGATACCCGTACTAAGTATGAAATGGGCAACATCCAGGCAGTCATGGATGGCGATATCGACGGTTTTGTCCTTGCCTATTTGAAGGAGTTTGGCGGATCATGA
- the truA gene encoding tRNA pseudouridine(38-40) synthase TruA produces the protein MEEKKNYKLTVAYDGSSFSGWQVQPNGISIQEKLEDALLLILKEKVHVTGSGRTDAGVHAAAQIASFKTDRPFDLKKAFYSLNGILPPEIRVLSLEEADPSFHARFSAKGKCYTYRLTLGPVQPPHWRHISWHIPRKIDLPAMERAASYLIGEHNFSAFTNESVSKAEKDLVKTIKKIDFTPWEFGVLLEFEGDGFLYKMVRNIVGTLVEVGSSKRKPEEMISILASLDRKQAGQAAPPQGLFLNRVIY, from the coding sequence GTGGAAGAGAAAAAAAATTACAAATTGACTGTGGCCTACGACGGCTCTTCATTCTCCGGCTGGCAGGTGCAGCCGAACGGCATATCCATCCAGGAAAAACTGGAAGACGCCCTTCTTCTCATCCTCAAAGAGAAAGTGCATGTGACAGGGTCAGGCAGAACCGATGCCGGAGTGCATGCAGCCGCCCAGATCGCCAGCTTCAAGACCGATCGCCCCTTCGATTTAAAAAAAGCCTTTTACTCCTTGAACGGCATACTTCCCCCCGAGATCCGCGTCCTCTCCCTGGAAGAGGCAGATCCTTCTTTCCACGCCCGCTTCTCGGCAAAAGGAAAGTGCTACACCTACCGCTTGACGCTGGGGCCTGTCCAGCCACCGCACTGGAGGCACATCAGCTGGCATATCCCCCGGAAAATTGACCTTCCGGCTATGGAGAGAGCCGCCTCCTACCTGATCGGCGAACACAACTTTTCGGCCTTCACCAACGAAAGCGTGTCGAAAGCGGAAAAAGACCTCGTCAAGACCATCAAAAAGATCGATTTTACCCCTTGGGAATTTGGAGTGCTGCTCGAATTTGAAGGAGATGGCTTTCTCTATAAGATGGTGCGCAATATTGTCGGCACACTGGTGGAAGTGGGATCTTCGAAGAGGAAGCCGGAAGAGATGATTTCGATTCTGGCTTCCCTCGACAGGAAACAAGCGGGGCAGGCAGCTCCCCCGCAGGGTCTTTTCTTAAACCGGGTGATCTACTAA
- a CDS encoding UTP--glucose-1-phosphate uridylyltransferase: MYNLYEITASEGCFKEMMETVREDSLDHLADLALRLTRSEDKLALLKETEEYRCFLKARPYVLSLQNLLDRQEQLVLCSVAAIGQAMRLFPQDPPASDECGSIQRFIQSLLPVEDFYSSIGGIVGYHASILSLLSTQGPKADDEVHYKRPSGADISASTPLIRSYIKEGIEKTAKIAEIYPVGGAGDRLSLLDKKSGEPLPAACLVFMGHTLLERLIRDLEAREYLAYKLTGERITTPVAMMTSFEKNNHQLIVENLTRKGWFGRPQSSFYLFIQPQVPVLDTKGNWLLKAPWELIMKPGGHGALWTKAARDGILQALKSKGISKLLVKQINNPIAGTDGGILAFLGMGLKESKMFGFASCERVVHAHEGMDVVLERREGESFSYCLTNVEYTEFKRKGIEDAPKEVGSIYSLFPCNTNILFADIEEIERAENICPIPGITLNMKSSFMAIDPEGLRHEVKGGRLESTMQNIADVIVETFPNPLRNGEEVEKLRSYLTYNDRRKTLSVTKKAWDGSGSCLETPEGCFYDMMLNAEDLLKNHCNFKVPRQPDISEFMKRGPSFVFAYLPALGPLYEVIGQKIRSGVLSEGSEFVLEVAEVEIDGLELTGSLEIMADWPIGASDEKGAVQLGMQEPYCILKNVTVVNKGIGGPVRTDYWQGCSRKEVCSIKLEEGAAFIAEDVTIEGSFSITVPKGMSARAFMEGGELKVSLQKNERSTIWKYTFDLGDRVVLSHDAEDNS; the protein is encoded by the coding sequence GTGTATAACCTGTATGAAATCACAGCATCAGAGGGGTGTTTTAAGGAAATGATGGAGACGGTAAGAGAAGATTCCCTAGACCATTTAGCGGATCTTGCCCTGAGATTGACAAGATCGGAAGACAAATTGGCCCTTTTGAAAGAGACGGAAGAGTACCGCTGCTTCCTCAAAGCAAGGCCCTACGTCCTTTCCCTTCAGAATCTGCTTGATCGCCAAGAACAGCTCGTTCTCTGCTCTGTTGCCGCCATCGGACAGGCGATGCGCCTGTTTCCGCAAGATCCTCCCGCTTCCGATGAGTGTGGGAGTATACAGCGCTTTATTCAGTCTCTTCTCCCCGTGGAAGATTTTTACAGCTCGATCGGCGGAATTGTCGGCTATCACGCCTCCATTCTCTCTCTGCTTAGTACTCAAGGTCCAAAGGCAGACGATGAAGTTCACTACAAACGCCCCTCCGGCGCAGACATCAGTGCTTCGACCCCCTTGATCAGAAGCTATATCAAAGAAGGGATTGAGAAGACCGCTAAGATCGCCGAGATCTATCCCGTAGGCGGTGCCGGAGACCGTCTGAGTCTTTTGGATAAAAAGAGCGGAGAGCCCCTGCCTGCCGCTTGCCTCGTGTTCATGGGTCACACGCTGCTCGAGAGATTGATCCGAGACCTGGAAGCGCGCGAATATCTGGCCTATAAGCTGACCGGAGAGCGGATCACAACGCCAGTCGCGATGATGACATCCTTCGAAAAAAACAACCATCAGCTCATCGTGGAAAACCTAACCCGTAAAGGCTGGTTTGGAAGGCCGCAAAGCTCGTTTTATCTATTTATCCAGCCGCAGGTTCCGGTGCTGGACACAAAAGGGAATTGGCTTCTGAAAGCCCCTTGGGAACTGATCATGAAACCCGGAGGGCACGGCGCCCTTTGGACTAAAGCTGCACGAGACGGCATACTCCAGGCATTGAAGTCGAAAGGCATCTCCAAGCTGCTCGTGAAGCAGATCAACAATCCTATTGCCGGCACTGATGGGGGCATTCTTGCCTTTTTGGGGATGGGATTGAAGGAGAGCAAGATGTTTGGATTCGCCTCCTGCGAGCGCGTCGTCCATGCCCATGAGGGGATGGATGTCGTTTTGGAGAGAAGGGAAGGAGAGTCTTTCAGCTACTGCCTGACAAACGTTGAATACACCGAATTTAAAAGAAAGGGCATCGAGGATGCGCCCAAAGAAGTGGGAAGCATCTATTCTCTCTTTCCCTGCAATACCAATATCTTGTTTGCCGATATTGAAGAGATTGAGAGAGCCGAAAATATTTGTCCGATTCCCGGAATCACTCTGAACATGAAAAGCTCGTTTATGGCGATTGATCCAGAAGGACTTCGGCATGAGGTGAAGGGAGGCAGGCTGGAGTCTACCATGCAGAATATTGCCGATGTCATTGTCGAAACGTTTCCTAATCCCTTGAGGAACGGAGAAGAGGTGGAAAAGCTCAGGAGCTATTTGACCTATAACGACAGACGGAAAACGCTTTCGGTCACGAAAAAGGCGTGGGATGGCTCAGGATCTTGTCTTGAAACGCCCGAGGGCTGTTTTTACGATATGATGCTCAATGCGGAAGATCTTCTGAAAAATCACTGCAATTTCAAAGTCCCCAGGCAGCCTGATATATCCGAATTCATGAAGAGAGGCCCTTCCTTTGTGTTCGCCTATCTTCCGGCGCTCGGCCCCCTCTATGAGGTGATCGGGCAAAAAATCCGATCGGGAGTTTTAAGCGAGGGTTCTGAGTTTGTCTTGGAGGTTGCAGAGGTTGAGATCGACGGGCTTGAGTTGACGGGAAGCCTTGAAATTATGGCTGACTGGCCGATCGGCGCGTCCGATGAGAAGGGGGCTGTGCAGCTTGGCATGCAAGAGCCTTACTGCATCTTGAAGAACGTGACCGTCGTCAATAAGGGCATTGGAGGGCCTGTAAGAACCGATTATTGGCAGGGGTGCAGCAGGAAAGAGGTCTGTTCCATTAAACTGGAGGAGGGTGCCGCTTTTATTGCCGAGGACGTTACAATCGAAGGCTCCTTCAGTATTACTGTACCTAAAGGCATGTCAGCCAGAGCGTTTATGGAAGGAGGAGAGCTTAAAGTTTCCCTTCAAAAAAACGAACGCTCCACTATCTGGAAATACACGTTTGATCTGGGCGACAGGGTGGTGTTGTCACACGATGCCGAAGATAATTCCTGA